One Desertibacillus haloalkaliphilus genomic window, CAAGCCGCACAGTTTTATAAAAGTATGTATGTTAATTGGAACGAGGAACGGTTTCAGAGTTTAAAAGATGTTTTCAACATTGATGTCAACAAAAAGGTGCACCGTCTGTCAAAGGGAATGCAAAGACAAGTATCTTTTTGGCTTACGTTATCAACGATGCCAGACATCTTAATTTTAGACGAACCCTTTGATGGTCTTGAT contains:
- a CDS encoding ATP-binding cassette domain-containing protein, yielding IYGLLGSNGAGKTTLLKMIAGIYKQDSGEILISGEPIFENVQWKQRIIFLADSLFFFPNSTIKQAAQFYKSMYVNWNEERFQSLKDVFNIDVNKKVHRLSKGMQRQVSFWLTLSTMPDILILDEPFDGLD